The genomic segment CATTCTTAATTGACTATTTACAGGAACAGGGTTTGGAAAACGGACTTTATTCAGCCCATAATTTAAGCCCATTTTTATATTTTTTATTAAAAATAAATCTTCTAATAATTTAGAAATCATTGCAACAGACATAAATCCGTGTGCGATTGTACTTTTAAAAGGAGATGCTGTTTTAGCTCTGTTTTCATCTACATGAATCCACTGTTTATCTAACGTTGCGTTTGCAAAATCGTTAATCATTTCTTGTGTAACTGTATACCAATTTCCAACTGGTAACTGTTTACCAATCATAGCTTTAAACTCCTTAAAGTTTTCAAATTCTAATGGTTTCATACACTAACTTTTAGTAAATAAATCGTCTTTAATTTTAGGTAATTCCAAGTTAAATTTTACAGCAACAGCTCGAATAATTATAACTACAGAAGCAGAAATTATAAAGTTTATATTTTCTGGGATTATCGTAAATTGATAAACTAACAAATAAATAATTCCACCCGCTAAACATGCAGATGCATATATTTCTTTCTCGAAAATTAAAGGTACTTTATTCGTTAAAACATCTCTTAAAACACCACCAAAAACTGCAGAAGTCATTCCCATAATTAACGCAATAATTGGGTGAAGATTATAGGAAAGTCCTTTTTCTAAACCCAATAAGGTAAACACGCCCAAACCAACAGTATCAAACAAAAACATGGTTTTGCTTAAATACGCAATTTTACTTTTAAACAAAAAAGTAAATAGTACAGCTGTAAAAATGGTGTATAAATAATTTAAATCCCCAATCCAGTTTATTGGATGTGCGTTTATTAAAACGTCACGCAACATACCACCACCAACAGCAGTAACAAAAGCGATAATAATTACCCCAAAAATATCGAGTTTTTTATCTAAAGCAACCAAAGCACCACTAACAGCAAATGCAAAAGTTCCTAAAATATCTAATACGTAAATTACACTCATTTAAACTTTAAGTTCTGTAAATTTTATGTTTAAATCTTTCTGAATTTCGTGGATTCTTTCCAATTCACTTGGTAGAATAAACGCAATTGAATTTCCGGTTTTTCCAGCTCTGGCTGTTCTACCACTTCTATGTGTATAATATTCTAACTGTTCTGGTAATTGATGATGAATGATAAACTCTAAACCTCGTACATCTATTCCTCTGGCAGAAACATCTGTAGAAATTAAATATTGCACACTTTCATTTTTAAAAGCTCTCATTGCTTTTTCGCGGTCTCTTTGTTGCATATCTCCTTCCAAAGCAGCCACAGAAAAACCTTCCTCTTTTAATTGATTGTATAAATTCTGAACACCTAATTTTGTTCTACAGAAAATAATTCCTCTTTCTGTTCCTCTTTTTTCGATATAAGAAATAATATCGTTTGTTTTTTGTTTGATTGAAGTTCTAACATATTGGTGTCTAATATTTTCGTTTACCAAAGAGTTTCTGTTAATTTCTACTCTTGGAGCGTTAGAATCCATATAGGTTTTAATAATTCGCTGAATTTCATCTGGCATTGTTGCAGAAAAAAGCCATGTATTTCTTTCTCCAGTGGTAAACTTTAAAATTCGGTTTAAATCTTGTTTAAAACCCATAGAAAGCATTTCATCTGCTTCATCTAGAACCAAGGTTTTTATATTGCTAATATCTATTTCTCCACGTTCAATTAAATCGACTAATCTTCCAGGAGTTGCAATTACAACATGGGTTTTTCTTTTTAATTTCCCAATTTGAATATCAATCTTTTCGCCACCAAAAACAGCTTCCAAAAAGATTTTTTCGCTACAGTATTTTGTATATTTAAAAAGTTGCTTTTTTATTTGTTGCACCAGTTCTCTTGTAGGAGATAAAATTAGAGCCTGAATTTCATCTTTATCTGCATCAATGGCATGTAAGATTGGCAAACCAAAAGCAGCAGTTTTACCAGTTCCTGTTTGTGCCAAACCTACAAAATCGGTTTTTGAATTTAATAAAATAGGAATTGCTTTTTCTTGAATTTCTGAAGGGACTTTAATTCCCAATTCTTTTAATCCTTGAAGGTATTCTTTCTTAATTCCTAACTCTAAAAATGTAGACATAATAAATCTTTCTAATATATTTTGCAAAGATACTTTTATTAAAATTTAAAGACACAGATTTCACAAATTTACACGAATAAAATTATATCTTTTATAAGATCTAATGTTTTAAGAAATTTTTTTGCCACAAATTCACGAGTTTTCTACAAGGTTTAAAAAACTTTGTAGGTATTTATTTAGGACTATTTGTATCAATTTATACATTTAAACCTACAAGGTCAAAAAAGACCTTGCAGGAGAAAAAAACAATTAGATTTTAAAAATTAGTGAAATCCGTGTCACTTTTTTAGCATACAGTTTTGAGCAATTAAAAAAAATCATATCTATTTTTTTAACACACAAACTATCAACAGTCAAAATCCTAAAAATCCGTGAAATCTGAGTCACCTTTTTAAATACCCAGTTTTTGTGTAATTAGAGAAATAAGTATCTACTTTTCAGCATACAAAACCCCCAAAACTTCTTCTCGAATTCTTACAGGTTTATAAGTCTTAACATCCAACATTCCCCAAACCGTTTTTGCTTTTACCAATAATTCTTCACCTTTATAAAACTCCATCAAACGTTCCGATTTAAAACCTCTGGTCTCTCCTACCCAGGTTTTAACAGTAATTTCATCATCCAAAACTGCTTGTTTTAAATATTCTATTTCGTGTTTTAGAACTACCCAAATATATTGTTGCAAAGGATTTTCTTTGGTTAAAAAAGACCAATGTTCAAAAGCGACAGTATCCATCC from the Polaribacter cellanae genome contains:
- a CDS encoding DEAD/DEAH box helicase; the protein is MSTFLELGIKKEYLQGLKELGIKVPSEIQEKAIPILLNSKTDFVGLAQTGTGKTAAFGLPILHAIDADKDEIQALILSPTRELVQQIKKQLFKYTKYCSEKIFLEAVFGGEKIDIQIGKLKRKTHVVIATPGRLVDLIERGEIDISNIKTLVLDEADEMLSMGFKQDLNRILKFTTGERNTWLFSATMPDEIQRIIKTYMDSNAPRVEINRNSLVNENIRHQYVRTSIKQKTNDIISYIEKRGTERGIIFCRTKLGVQNLYNQLKEEGFSVAALEGDMQQRDREKAMRAFKNESVQYLISTDVSARGIDVRGLEFIIHHQLPEQLEYYTHRSGRTARAGKTGNSIAFILPSELERIHEIQKDLNIKFTELKV
- a CDS encoding MaoC family dehydratase, with the protein product MKPLEFENFKEFKAMIGKQLPVGNWYTVTQEMINDFANATLDKQWIHVDENRAKTASPFKSTIAHGFMSVAMISKLLEDLFLIKNIKMGLNYGLNKVRFPNPVPVNSQLRMLAEVKEIEDLENNGIKITFSCLIEIKGQEKPACVAEFLCVLYEF
- a CDS encoding acyl-CoA thioesterase; its protein translation is MKSVFEYKLKVTSKDLDDLNHVNNVVYVKWMDTVAFEHWSFLTKENPLQQYIWVVLKHEIEYLKQAVLDDEITVKTWVGETRGFKSERLMEFYKGEELLVKAKTVWGMLDVKTYKPVRIREEVLGVLYAEK
- a CDS encoding trimeric intracellular cation channel family protein, encoding MSVIYVLDILGTFAFAVSGALVALDKKLDIFGVIIIAFVTAVGGGMLRDVLINAHPINWIGDLNYLYTIFTAVLFTFLFKSKIAYLSKTMFLFDTVGLGVFTLLGLEKGLSYNLHPIIALIMGMTSAVFGGVLRDVLTNKVPLIFEKEIYASACLAGGIIYLLVYQFTIIPENINFIISASVVIIIRAVAVKFNLELPKIKDDLFTKS